In Rosa chinensis cultivar Old Blush chromosome 1, RchiOBHm-V2, whole genome shotgun sequence, a genomic segment contains:
- the LOC112189719 gene encoding palmitoyl-monogalactosyldiacylglycerol delta-7 desaturase, chloroplastic isoform X2 — MPSRLINWQVQFFGREWDFMDLYHITLFLGVPFLCLLAPFQFTWGALWVAISLYLVSGMGVTISYHRNLAHQSFKVPKWLEYSLAYCAVLSLQGSPLEWVSSHRYHHQFTDKLRDPHSPTKGFWFSHVNWAFDYHSRFGSYDGQLMKNVGDLECQLYYRFLHYTYFLHSVLLGVALYVAGGLPFVVWGMGVRVVVVSQITFSINSICHTWGKQIWDTGCLDCWHSEKVGTIITMLLSTQLDRA; from the exons GGGAGGGAATGGGACTTCATGGATTTATACCATATTACTCTCTTTCTGGGAGTCCCTTTCCTCTGTCTTTTAGCACCATTTCAATTCACTTGGGGTGCACTTTGGGTGGCAATATCACTATATTTGGTGTCGGGTATGGGTGTAACTATCTCTTACCATCGGAACCTTGCCCACCAGAGCTTTAAGGTCCCCAAATGGCTTGAATACTCACTGGCTTATTGTGCAGTTCTGTCACTTCAG GGTAGTCCACTTGAATGGGTGAGTAGCCATAGATACCACCATCAATTTACAGACAAATTGAGAGACCCTCATAGCCCCACTAAGGGATTTTGGTTTAGTCACGTGAATTGGGCGTTCGATTATCATTCTCGGTTTGGAAGC TATGACGGACAACTGATGAAGAACGTGGGAGATTTGGAATGCCAACTATACTATAGGTTTCTTCATTATACCTACTTCCTTCATTCAGTTCTTCTTGGAGTTGCACTCTATGTGGCCGGAGGATTACCTTTTGTGGTTTGGGGAATG GGTGTAAGGGTGGTAGTCGTTTCACAAATTACTTTTTCAATAAATTCTATTTGCCACACTTGGGGAAAACAAATATGGGATACTG GTTGTTTGGATTGCTGGCATTCGGAGAAGGTTGGCACAATAATCACCATGCTTTTGAGTACTCAGCTCGACAGGGCTTAG
- the LOC112189719 gene encoding palmitoyl-monogalactosyldiacylglycerol delta-7 desaturase, chloroplastic isoform X1, translating to MPSRLINWQVQFFGREWDFMDLYHITLFLGVPFLCLLAPFQFTWGALWVAISLYLVSGMGVTISYHRNLAHQSFKVPKWLEYSLAYCAVLSLQGSPLEWVSSHRYHHQFTDKLRDPHSPTKGFWFSHVNWAFDYHSRFGSYDGQLMKNVGDLECQLYYRFLHYTYFLHSVLLGVALYVAGGLPFVVWGMGVRVVVVSQITFSINSICHTWGKQIWDTGDASKNNWLFGLLAFGEGWHNNHHAFEYSARQGLEQWQIDTSWYVIKFFQVVGLATNVKLPTEIQKKRKALAKNSIMKDK from the exons GGGAGGGAATGGGACTTCATGGATTTATACCATATTACTCTCTTTCTGGGAGTCCCTTTCCTCTGTCTTTTAGCACCATTTCAATTCACTTGGGGTGCACTTTGGGTGGCAATATCACTATATTTGGTGTCGGGTATGGGTGTAACTATCTCTTACCATCGGAACCTTGCCCACCAGAGCTTTAAGGTCCCCAAATGGCTTGAATACTCACTGGCTTATTGTGCAGTTCTGTCACTTCAG GGTAGTCCACTTGAATGGGTGAGTAGCCATAGATACCACCATCAATTTACAGACAAATTGAGAGACCCTCATAGCCCCACTAAGGGATTTTGGTTTAGTCACGTGAATTGGGCGTTCGATTATCATTCTCGGTTTGGAAGC TATGACGGACAACTGATGAAGAACGTGGGAGATTTGGAATGCCAACTATACTATAGGTTTCTTCATTATACCTACTTCCTTCATTCAGTTCTTCTTGGAGTTGCACTCTATGTGGCCGGAGGATTACCTTTTGTGGTTTGGGGAATG GGTGTAAGGGTGGTAGTCGTTTCACAAATTACTTTTTCAATAAATTCTATTTGCCACACTTGGGGAAAACAAATATGGGATACTGGTGATGCGTCTAAAAACAACTG GTTGTTTGGATTGCTGGCATTCGGAGAAGGTTGGCACAATAATCACCATGCTTTTGAGTACTCAGCTCGACAGGGCTTAGAACAGTGGCAAATTGATACTAGTTGGTATGTGATTAAGTTTTTTCAAGTTGTGGGTTTGGCCACAAACGTGAAACTGCCAACCGAGATTCAGAAGAAACGAAAAGCTCTGGCAAAAAATTCGATCATGAAGGATAAGTAA